Proteins encoded in a region of the Hypomesus transpacificus isolate Combined female unplaced genomic scaffold, fHypTra1 scaffold_297, whole genome shotgun sequence genome:
- the dohh gene encoding deoxyhypusine hydroxylase yields the protein MASDQEVAAVGQILANGKQDLSTRFRALFTLRNLGGAEAICWISKTFEDESALLKHELAYCLGQMQDERAIPTLEAVLKDTTQDPMVRHEAGEALGAIGNPKVLDLLKEYSEDPVVEVAETCQLAVKRLEWLMGGGGAKKEDGATDGNPYFSVDPAPPASKQDVADLRRQLLDESLPLFERYRAMFALRNLGTKEAVLALGDGLQCGSALFRHEIGYVLGQVQHEASVPQLRAALERQDESPMVRHECAEALGSIGRQECMEALETHRRDQERVVKESCEVALDMLRYENSGQFQYADGLARL from the exons ATGGCGAGCGACCAGGAGGTGGCAGCAGTTGGTCAGATTCTGGCAAACGGGAAACAGGACCTTTCGACGCGGTTCCGAGCTCTGTTTACCCTGAGGAACCTGGGCGGGGCAGAAGCCATCTGCTGGATCAGCAAAACGTTCGAGGATGAGTCGGCGTTGCTGAAGCACGAGCTGGCATACTGTCTGGGACAGATGCAAGATGAAAGAGCCATCCCAACCCTGGAGGCCGTGCTGAAGGACACCACACAGGACCCCATGGTCAGGCACGAAGCAG GAGAGGCTCTGGGTGCCATCGGCAACCCCAAGGTCTTAGACTTGCTGAAGGAGTACTCGGAGGACCCGGTTGTCGAG gtggcagaGACGTGCCAGCTGGCTGTGAAGCGTCTGGAGTGGCTAATGGGAGGCGGCGGGGCGAAGAAGGAGGACGGAGCTACAGACGGGAACCCCTACTTCTCCGTAGACCCCGCCCCCCCGGCGTCCAAGCAGGATGTGGCGGACCTGCGGCGCCAGCTATTGGACGAGAGCCTGCCGCTGTTTGAGCGCTACAGAGCCATGTTCGCCCTGCGTAACCTGGGGACGAAGGAGGCTGTGCTGGCCCTGGGggatg gCCTGCAGTGCGGCAGCGCCCTCTTCCGCCACGAGATCGGCTACGTGCTGGGCCAGGTGCAGCACGAGGCCAGCGTGCCCCAGCTGCGGGCCGCCCTGGAGCGCCAGGACGAGAGCCCCATGGTGCGGCATGAGTGCGCCGAGGCGCTGGGCTCCATCGGCCGCCAGGAGTGCATGGAGGCGCTGGAGACACACCGGCGCGACCAGGAACGGGTGGTGAAGGAGAGCTGCGAGGTGGCCCTGGACATGCTGCGCTACGAGAACAGCGGGCAGTTCCAGTACGCAGACGGGCTGGCGAGGCTATAG